A window of Citrus sinensis cultivar Valencia sweet orange chromosome 7, DVS_A1.0, whole genome shotgun sequence contains these coding sequences:
- the LOC102618274 gene encoding inositol oxygenase 1 isoform X2, with the protein MTILIDQPHFGVEVQEKKVPIDEKELSLDGGFLVPQTNSFGHTFRDYDAEGERQEGVENFYRINHINQTYDFVKKMREEYGKLNRVEMSIWECCELLNDVVDESDPDLDEPQIEHLLQTAEAIRKDYPDEDWLHLTGLIHDLGKVLNLPSFGGLPQWAVVGDTFPVGCAFDESIVHHKYFKENPDYSNPAFNTEYGVYSEGCGLDNVMMSWGHDDYMYLVANENKTTLPSAALFIIRYHSFHALHKSEAYKNLMNEEDVENLKWLQIFSKYDLYSKSKVRIDVEKVKPYYLSLIEKYFPVKLKW; encoded by the exons ATGACTATCCTCATTGATCAGCCTCACTTtg GAGTTGAGGTACAGGAAAAGAAGGTCCCTATTGATGAGAAAGAACTGTCGTTAGACGGTGGATTTCTGGTGCCACAGACCAACTCATTTGGCCACACCTTTAG GGATTATGATGCTGAAGGTGAAAGGCAAGAAGGAGTGGAGAATTTCTACAGAATCAATCACATTAATCAGACATATGACTTT GTGAAGAAGATGAGGGAGGAGTATGGCAAATTAAACAGAGTGGAAATGAGCATTTGGGAATGCTGTGAACTTCTGAATGATGTGGTGGATGAGAGCGATCCAGACCTGGATGAACCTCAAATTGAGCACCTGCTGCAGACTGCCGAAGCTATCAGAAAGGACTATCCTGATGAAGATTGGCTTCACTTGACTGGCCTTATCCATG ATCTTGGCAAGGTGCTAAATCTTCCTAGCTTTGGAGGGCTTCCTCAATGGGCGGTAGTTG GTGACACTTTCCCGGTTGGCTGTGCTTTCGATGAATCCATCGTTCACCACAAG tattttaaagaaaatccaGACTACTCCAACCCTGCTTTCAACACTGAATATGGAGTTTACTCAGAAGGATGCGGATTGGACAATGTAATGATGTCGTGGGGGCACGATGACTACATGTACTtg GTGGCCAATGAGAACAAAACAACTCTGCCTTCAGCAGCTCTTTTCATCATTAGATACCACTCATTCCATG CGCTGCACAAATCAGAAGCATACAAAAACTTAATGAACGAGGAGGATGTAGAAAATCTGAAGTGGCTTCAAATATTCAG CAAATATGACCTTTACAGCAAGAGCAAAGTCCGGATAGACGTGGAAAAGGTCAAGCCTTACTATCTCTCCCTCATTGAAAAG TATTTCCCGGTGAAGCTAAAATGGTGA
- the LOC102618274 gene encoding inositol oxygenase 1 isoform X1 encodes MTILIDQPHFGVEVQEKKVPIDEKELSLDGGFLVPQTNSFGHTFRDYDAEGERQEGVENFYRINHINQTYDFVKKMREEYGKLNRVEMSIWECCELLNDVVDESDPDLDEPQIEHLLQTAEAIRKDYPDEDWLHLTGLIHDLGKVLNLPSFGGLPQWAVVGDTFPVGCAFDESIVHHKYFKENPDYSNPAFNTEYGVYSEGCGLDNVMMSWGHDDYMYLVANENKTTLPSAALFIIRYHSFHALHKSEAYKNLMNEEDVENLKWLQIFSKYDLYSKSKVRIDVEKVKPYYLSLIEKYFPAKLKW; translated from the exons ATGACTATCCTCATTGATCAGCCTCACTTtg GAGTTGAGGTACAGGAAAAGAAGGTCCCTATTGATGAGAAAGAACTGTCGTTAGACGGTGGATTTCTGGTGCCACAGACCAACTCATTTGGCCACACCTTTAG GGATTATGATGCTGAAGGTGAAAGGCAAGAAGGAGTGGAGAATTTCTACAGAATCAATCACATTAATCAGACATATGACTTT GTGAAGAAGATGAGGGAGGAGTATGGCAAATTAAACAGAGTGGAAATGAGCATTTGGGAATGCTGTGAACTTCTGAATGATGTGGTGGATGAGAGCGATCCAGACCTGGATGAACCTCAAATTGAGCACCTGCTGCAGACTGCCGAAGCTATCAGAAAGGACTATCCTGATGAAGATTGGCTTCACTTGACTGGCCTTATCCATG ATCTTGGCAAGGTGCTAAATCTTCCTAGCTTTGGAGGGCTTCCTCAATGGGCGGTAGTTG GTGACACTTTCCCGGTTGGCTGTGCTTTCGATGAATCCATCGTTCACCACAAG tattttaaagaaaatccaGACTACTCCAACCCTGCTTTCAACACTGAATATGGAGTTTACTCAGAAGGATGCGGATTGGACAATGTAATGATGTCGTGGGGGCACGATGACTACATGTACTtg GTGGCCAATGAGAACAAAACAACTCTGCCTTCAGCAGCTCTTTTCATCATTAGATACCACTCATTCCATG CGCTGCACAAATCAGAAGCATACAAAAACTTAATGAACGAGGAGGATGTAGAAAATCTGAAGTGGCTTCAAATATTCAG CAAATATGACCTTTACAGCAAGAGCAAAGTCCGGATAGACGTGGAAAAGGTCAAGCCTTACTATCTCTCCCTCATTGAAAAG TATTTCCCGGCGAAGCTAAAATGGTGA